The genomic DNA ATTAAGATAATATTCAAATGTCTTGAATTGTCCGAAAACATCGCAACATTGACACATGAAATTCAATATATGCAATTTACTATCATGTTagactgagaaaaacagcaaatcttcACCTTTGGAAGCTGGAAACCGcaaatatttagtattttgtTTAGAAGAAAATCTGAAATTATTGATCAATTATTGAAATTACTGCTGATCAgattaatgatttaaatgaaatgaaggGACCACATACAGTCCTATTCACCACACATAATGGGCCAATACCAGAAAATAGAGTTTTTGTATCACTGCCAGGTTTACGAAAAGAATACCTGAGGGCCTAAGACAGATCTTTGAGGAGCTCCATATCGATGAAGAGCTGTAAATGAGGAGAGCTCAGTAGTGCCAACGTCATATAACTGTCCTTGACACAAACAAacgttaaaaataaataaataaataaaataatatatatatatatgtacacacacacactatgtaaTATATCCGAGGCCATTCATGTAGGATATATGATTTTAGATAAAGGTTAAAATTAACAAGTCCCcattaaaaaatctaaatgttatATTATGTCATAACAGATAAAGGCCCATTAAGTGTGATAACAAACTCATAACTGAGTAGCCCAGATATTCAAAACCAGTTACAGAAGCGCTTTAAGGGACTGTTTCATATTAGATTCATCTTTTTGTTTGGATAAGGAAGACAAGCCAGCAGCTGGATTTACCTTACACCAGCCTGTAGACAGTGGAtcagcctcctctgctccctgtAGTCTGTCTGAAGAGGATTTCGAGCCTCCAATagacaacacaaaaaaaaaaaaaaaaaaacaactgaggaCGCAGATTACGAAAATCAAACGAGTTTGTCCGTCGTTTCCCGCACCATCTTCGATTAAGTTATCAGTTTTCTCTGGcgtgtttcaaaataaaagaaagtgaTCGATATTTTGAAAGCAAATCCTCCCACAGGGGATCGTTcaagggtggtggtggtggcaggGGGGGGTGCCTGTTGCGAATGGTCAGTTTTCAGATCCGCGACCGAAAACCTTGTCCTGTCAATTAGTTTTCTCTCCAAATGAGACTAAAGCGAGCGACAGAAACCACCGAGCAGGGGGAGAAACTAAATGTCAGTCAGATGCGAGGATGTGAGCTGCGATGTCAACGTGAAATCCGCCGTAaagacaaaaggggaaaaaaagaaaaaatatatagagGCTCTCCGGGAGGCGCATCGCTCTGTTGCGACGCTGGTCAACTGAGCTTCCAGCGgcggagaggagggaagaggctgtctgggagggagggagggagggacaccgagacagagggagggagggagagacactggaggagagagagagagagagagagatccagcTTCCTCCTTCCAGCTGTTGACTCCCAGGACAGACTGAACTGTGTTGTCCTCACACTGTTGAAGAGAAGCAAAACACTaatttaatttgctttattGGTCTAGAAAAGATGTCTGTGTTTCCAAAAGGCaatgagaggggaaaaaaatcataaaaacagggTTTCTTACAATAAGAAAAGCTGAAACAGTTCAGTGCCAGTTTGAactgtccaacctccacccaacatgcACCCTGACAGGAAGCCACCCTGGctctgttcgaggtttcttcccattaaaggggagttttcctgccactgttgcctaatataatatctgatgcttgctcatgtggggattcttgaatccttcattttgaattcttgaatcgtcgggtctctctcttaatcaaacagtttggtctagaccttgTCTTTATGGAAAGTATGAACTGTAGGAGCCAGTGCAGTGATTTCATTAGCGGAGTAATGAGTTCAGTTTTTTGTGTACCTGTAAGGACTCTGGCTGCTGCACTCCGAATGAGCTGCAGGCGTCCAACTGATTGTTTGGATAATCCTGCAAATTACAGCAGTCTAACCTGCTTGAGACGAAGGCATGAGATCATTATCCAAAATAAGTCCAAGGTGTGAATACACAggagtgtatttatattttgagaGTCAATAGACTTATTTATATAGTCTGAAAATACAATCAGCCTTAACGTCATAATGTAGCGTTATTATTTTACTGGGAGGTTTCTCGTAtatcaatatctgtttttagTGTCACAGTTTATTTCTTTCAGTGTCTGAACTGAGGGGGAACTCCTCCTTcaacatctttctttctttctttctctctgcgtGTATGTAAACAAGTCACCTTGTTCTTTCGTCATCATGTCCATCATGTAGGGGAATTCTGTTGTTTTAGGAATAACAAGACGAAGGCAAagcgtgtttgtgtttctcaaaCACAGCTCAACATGTTTTACATGCACACGTCAGAGAGAAGATGCTGCTATCTATTGGAATTCAATAACAGTTCTGTGgttaaaaatgtttgtgttttaaagtcagAGTGGTGACATCTGCTGACCTGGGCTCAGTACTGAGCAGGAATGAAGGGATGAGCGGTGTCTCATGAAGACATGAAGACACCGGGTTGCGACCAGCTTCCGCCCCAGGAGAGAACCCTGAACCTTCTTATTGTGTGGTGCCAGAGCTGACTGCAGCGCTTCACAAACGTCATGAAGATGTATTTTGCTGATACGTAAGTTTATATGAAGCagctgtaaagcactttgaattgccttgtgtctgagtGGTGCTGTGTAAATAAGCTCGTCTTGCCTTTTGGAAATAAATCACAAGACCAATATGAAGTCAGTGTTGGTGCACATGAACAAATCTATGACTAACAAAAGAGCAATATGCAGCTTCTTCTTCACAGCTTTAGCACCTTTTACCAACAAACCTGCAGCAAGCAGCACTTTGGTCACTGACACCTTCACACCTCTCTGGCATCTTACATGTAGATGCTTCTTGTTACTAAGAATAAGGACAtcaagaggaaggagaggaagttCAGAGCTGCACACCGTGTGTTAACCTTCACTGATCAACAGTCACTTCTGTCCTCTTCAGCCTTCACTCCAAGCAGACGGCCTTTTATTATAAGAGTAGCCATGTTGTTGGCAGAAGTTGGATGTGTGTTCATGGGTTTCATCCTGTGCAGCTCAGGTATTAATGATTATTACTTTATATCCATTACATATTCCTGTTAATAACTGatattaatataattgatagttgaTTGTAATTGATAGATGTTTTTACTTGAGTTTATTGAGTtactaaagctaaagctaaagttaATTATGTTACTATTTTAACCTGCATTAACACCTTAAAGAACATTGTGTAAAAAAATCAGTCCTCTCTAAGATTTTTATCACAGATCAATATGGAATATTAGGATGAGAATCAGGTTTGCTGCAAAGGGAGGTTTCACAATAAAAGGAATTTATAGAAatagaagtaaaaacaaaacaagaaccGCAAGTCAAGAAACATACCTACACtcctcacaaaaagttagggatattcagctttcaggtgaaatttcaggatgaacctaaaatgcattcgaacctttccaggtgaacttaatgtgaccttctctaaacttttgaatgcacatgtccaactgttaagtgtctcagtactttctgcacaagttgctgttctctaacaagaagcttaacagcaacattcacaacaggtttgatccatgaatccaccaatacatttcctgcttcagttagaattggtatttaaacagtcctcctcatcatgctgttcacattctgacatcatgagaccaagacgacacctaacagttgatcagcagcacctcaacactggaggcttcaaacaggaagtcctcagacggaggtgttcactgagcttagagggtcacagagtgtcatcaggaggttggaacagtgatacagagactggaagagtcacagaaaggagaggagtggacgtcctttggccacatcccaatttattgagacactgaacatgttttgttgtggtatacctaccaccgttgttagattttcttcaaataaattgtttaagatgaataaaactaccattgcatgcttctacttaaatgccctactttcatgatataatatcactgtagcattcactttttacattttccatatatttcacctgaaagtcgaatatccctaactttttgtgagtagtgtataaaaataatttacagtATGAAAAATAGATGTAGAATAGATGtgcaatttgttttttaaaagaaatgaaaaagctgTAACATTTGTGCAAAATATTGAACATAGAATGTATGAAGTATATTACTAAGCAATAGAAAGGCATGTGTTTTTCAAATTGTTGTCTTCTCTTAAAGGGCTTCACAGACAAGCAAACAGCATCTGTGCTTTAAAAGGTTCATCAGTGGATCTGTCCTGCACAGCTGAACATCCCACTTCAGGCATGAAATGGTACACTGTACACTGGGATGAATACGAAATTGTTCACAAAGAGATCTCTGCAGACGGAAGTCGTGCATCGTACAACATGTCTGAAGAGAGTAACTTCACTCTAACGATCAACGACCTAAGAGAGAGTGATGCAAACATTTACAGCTGCAGAGACAGTACAGCTAGATTGGAAAACTCCTGGGTCAGAAGAATTCAGCTCCATGTTGCAGGTACAGTGGCTGCCTTTGTTACTTACAAAGAATCGGATCATTTTATGAGATTTGATTTTGTCATGACATCGTGTCAGACCTGCAGGTGAAGGTGATTCCTTCCACAGAGGGACTGACAGTAACACTGATGTGCAGCACCAGCTGTCCTCTGACTGAAAACCCTGCAGCCTACATCTGGTACAAGAACAGACAGTTTCTCTATCAGGACTGGTCTCCCTGGTACCAGCAGCTGGTCAGCAGTGAGGAGGCAGCCACATACTCCTGTGCTGTCAGAGGCTACGAGGATCTCAGAGCCCCTGAAGTCTCCGTGGGTGAGTCACAACGTTATGCATCTTATGTAACAAAAAACTAAGCCTGTGAAAAACTGTGactaaaaatgcaaaaatgccgTATTTCTGTCCAGATTCTGTCACATCGAGCTGCTTCAGTGTGACCTATGCTAAAGGGAGGATGTGTTCATATAAGCAGAcatcagaggatgaaccctgcTCCATCACATATCCAACAGGTTactttttacacaaacacaagcacaactCCTGGAACCCCTCACCCCACACCAAAGATATGCCAACTTCACCCAGGACAgctgtacactgtgtgtgtgtacagatgtAATGATAATACATACTAATACTAACAAATATCAGACCTAGTTAATCAGCCAGTTCTGGTTATATCTTTGCcttctttaaaaatgacaacaacaaaaaacacacacacaattaccaTCATTAacattctgcattttttttcaaactatCTCTCAACAGAGGTACATGTTCAACAGACACCTTCAGAGGGATACATCACACTGAACTGTGCCACCAGCTGTCCTCTGACTGATCCTCAAACCACCTATAGGTGGTACCAGAACGGGCAATTATACACACATGTTAATAGTCAACATTATTTAGTTTCCCCCTCCGTGAATAGACTTTCCTGCGCTGTAAATGGCCACGAGGATCTGCTCTCTGCTCAATCCTGTGAGTatgaatctatctatctatctatctatctatctatctatctatctatctatctatctatctatctatctatctatctatctatctatctatctattactGCAAATATCCTGATGTTTTTTGTGTATTATCTGCTCATATCCAAATGATGCATTCATATTCACTTGCATCCCTAATACCTGCACACTCGGTTATGCCATAGTTACAATGGCATTATGTAGAGGatgtttttaaagagttaatttAATAGTTAGTTTTTACAATTTACTGCAGCAGTCAAATGAACATTCATCCATTCTGCCAAAATCACTTTGCGGTCAGTCTTGTCAGTTAATATCTACGCTTAAGTCTTAACATCAATCAAgtatctttctgtttttcatctaTATTTCAGGTGCTGAGGCGCAGAGGTGCTGGAGTGTGAATTATGTCAGAAGGAGAATCTGTGCTCTGCGAGGGTCCTCGGTGAACATTTCCAGTGAATACTCATATACCAACAGCTTGCCGCTCAGGTCTAAAACATGgtataaaagaaagagaaatgccAAGGCGGATGCTGAAGAGCTGATTCAGGCTGCAGGTCGTGTGCAGTTTAATGACGAGGCGAAGAACCAACACATCCTGAGAATTGAAAATCTGCAGAGGACAGACTCTGCAGAATATGCATTCAGACTCCTGACAGTTGAAGGAACTCCAAGACAGTCTGATTTACCTGGAGTGACTTTGGTTGTGACAGGTAATTCTTTAGAATAATGAATGGAGAGTTTGTCGCTCCCTCTCTGTGTATTTGCAGCAGTAAGAGTGGCTAAAATGAACTCAACACCACCTCAAAATTATAGGTTTTTTCCTTGTTGGATACACAGTATACACAGAGACAGTAATGTTGGTTCAGCTGGGTATTTCAAGCTAGGGGAAAACACAGGCCTGCTGTCAGTGggtgttaaaggaatagttcaacaatttgggaaatatgctcaATCGAATCCCGGCAGAGAGTTACATGAggagattgataccactctcatgtctgtccatAACatagaaatttacatcaagTAACTCACAGAATTAACCGGCCACACCTGACATTGTTAGCGCTCCTCTCGTCCCATTGAAGAGCACTGGCTGGCAGAATCCGTGTATTTTGCCAGCCTGGTTGTCAGAAGAGAGTCAATCTCAGGCGTGACCAAACCATTTTTGTCACTCACATAGTCCAATGTGCTGAATGCTCgcagtgtatgtatgtgaggtGGACAAAACCCAGTTGAGTACAGTAAAGGAAGGGTAAGGTTGATTATTATATATGCCTCTATAAGTAAGCAATCTAACCATGTTTCAGGTCTGAAAGTGACGTTCACTCCCTCTTCAGTGGTGTCAGAAGGCCAGAGAGTCACAGTGACCTGCAGTACCAGCTGTCCTCTCACCCACAACACAAACTACATCTGGAGCTTGAACGGTCGACCTCTGAACCTGCAAGAGACCCAAAACAAACACCTGGTTCTGGATCCAGTCGGCAGTCAGCATGCAGGAAACTACGTCTGTGCTGTCGAAACCCACAAACAACTCAACATCAGCTCATATGAAAGGACTCTCATTGTTGAAGGTGGgcatagtttttcatttttactcaaGTGTTTTAAGGTAATAGAAGTAcactttaatttcagttttagaGTGTGTCCGACCAGTAACAAATCTTATACCCATCCCTTTCCAGCTATGTGGAAAACTACGGCAATAATAAATGCAGTAAGACTGATAGTTGCATTACTGATCCCAATTCCTCTACTTGTCTTCCACCTGTGGATGAGGTAAAAGTTTAGATGTACTTCCTGTCATCAATGTTGTCTTTCTGCTTTGTTgagtaacaataataattttgcACTGTCTGACCAAAACAAAACCAGGAAGACACTGACCTCCACCACTGCGCCTAATGACAAAGGTGAAAGGTGAGCACAGAATCTGAAGGCTAGAAacctaatgtgtgtgtgtgtgtgtgtgtgtgtgcgtttctgtgtCATCATCTCTGCTTTCTGTGCTCTGCAGATCAACTCGTTATATTTGAGCACATCATTCCTGTTCATCAACCCTGTGATCGCAGCAACCAAAGCACCATGTGTCTGACTGGGTTTTTGCTAATTTACAACGTCTGTCTTGTTTATCTAGAGCCCTTCTGTTTCTTAGCAAAGATGTGCAACTTGAATAACACAGGATTTACATTCTTTATGTGGACAGAGAAGCTAATATTGTTTTGTGtcgtctgcatgtgtgcataggCAGTGCTTAAATGTTAGCCATAACAAGGTAATATTTCTTCTGCTCTCAAGTTTTCAGTACTAATAAAGCAGCATGAATACTTCACTGTAAGGTGTGTTttaatgatgctgctgctgcattaacagtgtgaaaataaatacagaaattttGCTTTTGAATCACAGTGATCACAATGATCACAGATTTtgagatgcacacacaaagcaggTTAAGTGGCTGAAGCTgctattttattatattctgtTCTGTGACTGTTGAGCTCTGGAAGTATAGAGTGCTGCAGGAATGAGTCCAAAAACCCAGAAATAAGTAAGCATTTGGAACATTTTTGCAGTCCCTTGTCTCAAAGTCAGCGAGTCTTTTTTGGGTGAATTTTTGGCTTAAGAGATTTTCACATTCTGTTCTCTGACATAAAATAAGTCATTAAATACCCCTCTCTTTAAGTTTGAATCTTTTATGTGTCTTAATAGAGGCGGTTGCTAACAAGCGGCTCAGTGAGACTACAGAGGTTGTCGGGGGACGGACACTGATTTAATTACTCCTTTACAGTCGCCAGTTGTTTTTGATACTCACACTCTTGCAGACTATTCTAACTCAACCTTTCCAACTTCAtcaatttattgtattttacagtCCTAGCTTTTTCAAATGCCATGTAGTTTATTGGTGGTGAATTAGAAGTGTCACCACTACCGGCAatgatgtcacagtgtcctGAAGcgcactgtgcatgtgtgcggcGAGGGAAAGAGTTAAACTGCTggaggtcagcaaaaacagGATTTTCAAGGGGTGTCGAGCTGCTCACTGCAAACTTATAAAACACTCTCACTTAGTTCACCGCTTAAAGTACTCAATACATCTCCATCTAGTGGCGGTAGAAataaagtcagggga from Pempheris klunzingeri isolate RE-2024b chromosome 3, fPemKlu1.hap1, whole genome shotgun sequence includes the following:
- the LOC139198745 gene encoding contactin-1-like — its product is MCSTSCPLTENPAAYIWYKNRQFLYQDWSPWYQQLVSSEEAATYSCAVRGYEDLRAPEVSVDSVTSSCFSVTYAKGRMCSYKQTSEDEPCSITYPTEVHVQQTPSEGYITLNCATSCPLTDPQTTYRWYQNGQLYTHVNSQHYLVSPSVNRLSCAVNGHEDLLSAQSCAEAQRCWSVNYVRRRICALRGSSVNISSEYSYTNSLPLRSKTWYKRKRNAKADAEELIQAAGRVQFNDEAKNQHILRIENLQRTDSAEYAFRLLTVEGTPRQSDLPGVTLVVTGLKVTFTPSSVVSEGQRVTVTCSTSCPLTHNTNYIWSLNGRPLNLQETQNKHLVLDPVGSQHAGNYVCAVETHKQLNISSYERTLIVEAMWKTTAIINAVRLIVALLIPIPLLVFHLWMRKTLTSTTAPNDKGERSTRYI